DNA sequence from the Hippoglossus stenolepis isolate QCI-W04-F060 chromosome 17, HSTE1.2, whole genome shotgun sequence genome:
CGATAAACCACTGATGTGCCGGGaggtttgtgttcatgtgtggaTACAAACATCGGCTCCAGCGGGGGGAACAGCAGCGGTTCGGTGCAACAGCCTTTATCTGCTCTTAACTGCTCGAGGTGAGCGCGGCGGCCGGGTCAGGTAGATAACAGAATAACACACCTGTGACTCATGATCTCTTGGATTTTGCTGAGTCACTCGAACATCTCGGCCTGGCAGGATAATTGTGAAGTGTTTGGAAACAAAGCAGATCATTACAGGGCTGGAAAACAGACGACGCGCTCGCTGGATCGCGTCTTTGAAATCCAAGCTGCTGAGGGAAAACTCTAAATCTCCCCTCAGCTGATGTAGAAATTGCAGTGTACACACTGGCACCGAGATGAAAGTGCAGCGCGAGCAGGGTTTTACGGCTCTGGGCCTCGGTGTCTTACACATCAACACTTTGTGGTTATCACATCggagtctgtctctgtctttatccCCATCTGCGTCTCACGTTGTTgttctttcacttttactttttgtctgttttttcaaCAAGCTCGAGCTCTTTTTTAGTGTTTTGTACCGAGAGAGCTCGACGCGCTGCAAATTGCgaacggaaatgtttccaggggaccgaaaaaaagtgatgaacctgctgcagttcaacgctttgtgaagttccatcactTCAATAACTTGTGTCGTCAAATCCATGaagttattttcttaatttaaacgtgtttttttcaatttgcatgtgttttcttaatttgcatgtgttgaGCTCAGCGTAGTTCTGTCCAAGTTCTCTGCTTTTCCCCTGAACTTGACTTATTTCAGCTTCACAGGTCGAATACATCGCACATAATCAGGTTGAAGTGCTTCAGCATTTTTCGACTCACAGGAGGAAGAATCCAGAATCCTGGTATGAGTTTGCattatttctctgtgtctgtgcttgttcAAAGACATTCTGATTAACTGGAGACGCTGAGTGGTCCGTGGCTGTGAATGTGAGTATGAATGGTTTGTTTCCGGTGCAGGATAAGTGCTGCAATAAATTGAACACGAACCtctgtcaaggcccaacagtccccttaagaaaccatatttaaattcactagatctggattcttatctggatctgcaccaaattgcacagaatcacatatcagtcctctaaacaagccagattttataaaatcaagatccattatttattcttttgagaaattaaataaaaatctgccaCAAAAGTTCATGGCTTCTTCTCGGGGTCATGTTTCATCTCCCTTCATGGAGTTTTATGGAAATAGCGGGAGTCGTTAGTAGTGATGCATAAACTTgcttaaacaaaaaaaaacatggatggatgatggataaTAATGAAGGAAGTTGCTTTAAAATattgtgtaaaaatattttattaacattCAGCCACAATATGGCAACTTGACGATGACACATTTCATAGAAATAAACCAAACGCGATGCACCGACGTGGCCATCAAACGACAACGTGcacaaagaataaataaataacaacacacgTAAACATCATTTCACATCATAAATTACGACAAAGACGTCGGGGATCACATCGGTTAGAGAAACTCCCGGCAGCCGCTGTGGCCGCGGGGACGTGTCCTCGACACTGTTACATAAAAACACGGTTAAATATCTTCAGTCGGTGAGAAAACGTCttgaatgtttgtcattttgaaATAGAAGAAGTAGAACTGCCTGGGAccgggtgggggtggggggggggtatttgTGTTGAATCCCTCCAGTGAAGTCAAGtgtttttgaaatgatatttgacCGAGTGTCCTGGACTCCACAGACTGTGTCCAGCTCGCGTCCGTCCTCTCCCCGTGTTGTCTCTGACCTCGCCCCTCTGTCGGATGAGGCCGAGTGTGTAGGACGCCCTCTGCTCTGCCGCAGACGCCCTCTGACCCCGGAGCCCTGAGGTCGACCTGGAGATAGTTCGCCCGGCCTCGCGTCGGCTCTCCGGTGCCCTGCCGAGGGGCCCCTGCTTGCAGACGGCTGAGGAGATAGGGCCCGTGGTTACGAAAGCCTTTCCCCCCCTCTGAGTTACAAGGTGTGGAGGTGATGTGTCGTCTTTAGGGGGCCGTGCTCTCGCCCTCCCACGCCCTCGCCCTGTGGCGCCGCCTCACCCTCcactcctccagcagcaggcgGGTTTTCAAGGCGACCCTGAGCACGCCGGCCGACACCTGTTTCTTGTTGCTCTTTCTCCACCTGCGGACGAAGACAGAAGACAATCAGACATCTGAAACAATCCATCATGTGAAAGACCTCTGTGTTGCCGAAGCTTGTAATTATCATGTCCATTTATTTAGCAAATAGACTTTGAGGTTtatgcctcctcctcctcctcctcctcctgagaaGTTGTTTTACCTCTTAATCCTGCTCCTGTCAGCTGCCGGCTTGTGTTCCGTGGGGATCAAGGTGTCCTGCGACGTCTGAGACCTGAAAACACaggatgaggtcagaggtcagagacacgatggaggagaagaaagtcTCACACCAAGGTGGAGACAAAACGTTCACTCTGTCGTGGTGATGAAGAAACGTTTCTTCATACCTGAGATGCTCGTTGTCCTGGCGACAGAAGCTGCTGCACGTGCTGTCGTTCTCACGCACGCACCGGCAGCGAGGCGCGCTCCTGGCTGCCCTGGAGTCCGGCAGCGCGCGCCTCGTCCTCGGAGCGTTGCCCAGTCCGTAAGAGACCACGCGCCTGGAGAGAACAGGTCACGATTAATATCAGAAATaaacaatcataaaaaaatgCGCATACGAATGAACGCGataagttttgttttactctttgAACTTCTAGTAAAATGAATCAAACTTTCAACTACACCCGCACACGTTTACTTTTAACCTCCAtttactaaaaaaaacatttatatgatCTTTTTCGTATCTTTTTCCCACTTTAAACGCGTTTCAAcgttaaaaagaaaagcttctATGGAGCCGCACACTAACTGACTCAGTGCAGAAGGACTTACTCAGGTGTGTTGACCCAGATGATGTCCAGGTGGCAGAAGTACACGCACTCCTTGTCCAGGAAAGTGTCGCAGGAGCAGCGCTTCGTGCGCACATGTCTCCCCCGGGAGACGCTGCGGGAGTCTGCGGGTTTCTCTCCGACGGGAGACGACAGAACTGTGGACGAAATCAATCACTGGTCAATCACTGTTATCGAAACACTGCAGAACTATCGGCTGCTGGTCCAATGTGTGAGGAAGGTGCAGATCTAAAGTGCAGCAGGATTCTGCTTGGAAATTACGCACAGAGACTTTGGATTCTCGTTTAAAACGCGTAAAGATTTGACAAGTTGTTCAGTCGTTGCTTAAAcgtttttaaactttaatcaagtttgtttctttgatgCTCGGATGGAATTCTTGGAATtggtttttattgctgtttggAAAAAAGAATGCGCAAACACGTACCTGTGCACAGGCTCCACGAGCACATCACTGATAACACGGAAATCAAAACGTATGTATCCATCTTCTTCAGTTAGTGATGATAAACAAAATAATCCTGCAGAGGTGGAAAAATAATCATCCAGGGACCGTCCTCAGAGCTGCGGTGTCTCCGTCAGTGTGGCCCCACATGTGGAGCCAACTTTGACTTTATACCAAgcgctcccctcctcctcctcctccccctcctcctcctcctcctcctcctcctcctgcacaatCACTCCTGTCCTCTGGCTCGGACCCAGACTCCGCCGTTTGTTTGGCCGCTGATAAGCAGCCACGTCGAGGACCTGTGAGATGCCTGAGTGGCTGGATgttggaggatgaggaggattaAACGCGTCCTGTGCCACATTTGTGCCGGACTGTCTGCAGGAGGTGCTGATTCACTCAGTgaacagcaggtggcagcagagTCTCACGATTTCTCACTTTGCAGTTGTCAGGTATGAAAATTcagcaaatatgaaaaatatatgtttttacttCACTTCAAATACTAAAGTAGACAAGagtcaaagtttaaaaagtaaaacaaataaattgtaGTGTTACAACTGTGAAGTatgtatttgtataatttagtttattttaatataaaagatatatatgATAATGATACGTTAATGATAACTTCCATGTAGGTTGGCAACTTCTTCTGCAAAGTACAACATGAAAACCTGCAGATACACCAGACAAAGGATAAAATACTAGAAggttaaacaaataaatattcacgacaaggcaaaaaataaacttaagAAAAGAGACACATAACCTTAAAGTATTTTATTAGAAAAGTTGTGGTCTTGTGGTTAGATTTCTTTATTCAAATACAGCAAAACTCATATTTATAAACTGTCAACCAGAATGAAATGAGACTAAAGATACTGaacaaaaataattgttaatttatttgtcaACGACTATAACTCATCCTTCCTTCTTAAACTTATGTCTTCATAAGTTAATTTATCCTAATACCTGCTTATAAATTCACCTATAGActatatactttatttattgtctgtatactgtttataaatgttaaatacttAAAGTTAAGCATCAcccagttttccttttttggataataaatgttcaaatcaaaCTGGAACTGCTATTGAACCATAACATCACAAGTTAGTGTCGGCCATTCATTtagtatttttaatattaagagCTGAGCATCATAATTCAATGTGTACATGAACATTTCTACATTCAGATCACGCaaatttagggaactgatatctatgagtttgtacTTGTGTACTTGCGTGTTTGGGATGTGAGAGAAGCAGCTTTTCAATCCTCTTTATGAGGACAAAGTTGACTGTGACATCAAATATGTAGAACTACTACAACCTTTACAACTTTAAGTTCTTAATTAGACCAGTTTTCACCTCAATGCGTAAAAAACCTGTCTGTGCTTCTTCTCACATCGTCCCCCTGATGAATAGAAGGTGGTGCTGCACAGCTGCTGCCTCTTCTTCATCGATGGACGATTCCTGGAAACACAAGCAGCCTCCAAAGTGGATGTTAATCTAATAGTTTCCCTCCAGCATCACTTGTAATAAACTGTGGAAACAGAGCCCTGCTTCATTTCCCTAAATCACATACTCGGAGTCAGTGTGCCGCAGTGGAAAATGGACCTTGTGTGTGCGCGTTGGTGTGCACGTGCGTGTTGGTGTGCACGTGCGTGTTggtgtgcacgtgcgtgtgtgtgtgcaaagtgGAAAAGTCTTCGGGGAAAGCATCCTGAcgtgctgcagctctgaggcCCCCAATCAGAGGCAGTGGTTTGCAGAGTTTCCACTGGGCAGGAGAACAGATTGTGCCACAGTGAGCAGgaggattttatgttttaactCAGGACAGGATAGAAAACTAGTGGAGGAGCATTAGACTCTCtagcttttgtgttttgtttaaaatctgTGTGGAGCTGGTGCTGGGAAGTCGTGCAAGATTTGttgctgcatttgtgtttgtcttctctgcACTTGCAAGGGTTGGCCTCTAGGTGTCTCTGTTTGCTTTGCTATAGACTCTCCTTCTGGCAGCcctgagggaggtggaggaggaggaggaggaggaggaggaagaagagatggaTGAGTCACCTTCTGAATGGGGTGGTCCTCTGAGAGCTCTTTACTCACTCTCTTCTTGTGggtgcaaaataaaaacaaatcaaatcctTTTTTAATCAAGTTCCACTCGTTTGGTGGCAAGTggggattttgtttttgtaatgaaGTGGCGTCGTTGTGACGATGAGAGCGTCGCAAGGTCGTCTCCTGAGGATTGAAGGGAAATTATTTTTTGCGGTGAAGCACTAAGTGAGCTGTTGACAGGGACTGAAGCGTTCGACCGGAACCCTGAATGAACACACGGCGTTATTTTTCTCATCGTGTCAAAGAAACCTGTGATATCACaattcctcctcctgctgaggtCCAAAGAAAATGGAAGCAGAAATGTAAAGTTATGTAAAGGGGGTGAATTCCTACCAGTTGAGTCAATGGCTCCATCCACAGCTGAAATCTCCAAcacagtttacagctcaaaTTTACTTTAAGTTTCCGTTTGATGGTTGGTTAGTTCCTCagaaggattacgcaaaaaatgactgaacagatttctgcagaacttggtggaaagatgggacacgggccaagaCAGAAACCATGAAATCTTGGAGCGGATCCcaatcagggggcagatccagggattttgtttcactttctttatcaagACAAGAGTCTGTTTCAACACTCTGGATggtttctcaaagaataattcatggatcttgatgaaaaacaatccagatctagtgaatttcaatgtggtttcatcaggggcCTTGTCGGGGGTAAGGTTTCATAGAAAGTTGGGATTTTATTCAGCCTCTGTATCATAACAAATTGAGCTGGAAACCTGTAAATATACTTATAAGTTGCTGAGATCCTGTGGATTCAGTAGAGAATCAACAGTTCATATGTATCTTCAAAGGTTTTAGAACGACTTCCAAACAAAACATGAGTTTAAGGCGACTGTTGTACCTTAAAATCAAAATCCACCTTAAATCATAAGTGATGTTTCTAATGTGAAACTTTCAAAATACAGTGACACCACTTTATTGTTTGTAAACAAATTTTTACTGATACAGTTAAGAATATTGATACAGAAATGTAAAGCTACTATAATGCACATACCTATGGACTTATGAATCATAATGGGCACTAGATGGATTATAATAAATAGTTGAACACAACATCTGTACACAGAAACATTGCCCCATAATCCATAGAAATGTACATATACCAGTACAACATTTATAATTCCATATATTTACGAGTGAcatcctccaaaataaaattgatATTCTCCATCGTTATGCCTTTTTTTACTtctatatttttgaaataaacacaagcaaCTACTGAATTTATGAGGAATTATGTACAGGTTCCTAAACAAGAAACTCCATAAAGGCACAATTGTCTATacaacatgtacaaaaaaaagaaaatgtgtggagctgacaaaaaaacagtaaaaataaaacgatTGGTCATCATAATAATTATCATGTGATTGCACATACAATATGAATGTCAGCATCTGTGCTTTGAAAGGTGATTTGTCAAGAGACAAACCcctgaaaagtgttttcagtCTTACAAAGTGACGAGAATTACAAAAAGAGAACAAGAAGAGCTTTTTCCACttgggtttttttttcaggtGGCGATGACCAGTCTGTCTTCGTCATCACTGGACACCTCATCGATTACCTTCTGCCAGCTGGACACTGGCGGTGGCGGTCGAGGAGGTGCAGGATTGCTAGCGCCCTCAACCGGTGACTCCTTAGCAGCGTCTGCCCGGCTCACAGGAGCAGGCGGCAGAGGCTGCTGTGGAGATttctccctgtcctccctctcgACTGTCTGTaccagctctgctctgctgatgCCTCCGGGGCTCGCCCTGCTGCCTGCGGTCAGTCCCGGGGAGCTGCTGACCTTCACGGGGGCGGGTGGTGAAGCGGTCATGCAGCACCGCGAAGAACCAAGCCCATGTTCACTTTGAGATGGCTGTGCTCCCGGAGCTTCGGGGCTGCCCTGCCTCTCGGAGGGACCGGGGAGAGGACTGAGAGAAGAGAGCGGGCTGAGAGAAGGAATGATGGCAGGCAGGGAGATGTTCACTATCTGCAGACCTGGGACATGTGTCTGGGGGCCGGTGCTGCTTTGGGAGGTGGGGTTGGCAGCTAAAACCTGCAGCCCGAGGGTGGCGTTGAGGGTGAGCCCTTGCTGGGGCAGCAGCTGGGTGGATGTCAGGCCTGTGTTGGTCAGCCCCATGAGGTTAAGTGTCTCCAGACCCAACGGTTGTATCGTTTGAGCCTGCAGGCCAGTGACCTGCCTGAGGGGGAAGCAGGGGACGACGCTGCTGATTGGCTCCTGGACCACGAGCGGCTGGGTCTGCAAGCCCTCCGGATGGGGTGGAGTGTGGAGAGCTGGTAACGGACTCGTGTTCCTGTGAATGACGCTCACTGCTGGGAAGGTGAGCTGGACGGGGCCCGCCTGGAGCGGTACAAAGGCGGAGTAAGCTGCCAGGCTTGCGGGCACCAGCTGGATCCCCCCGACCGGGACCATGCTGTACGTGGAGCGAGACGGCTGCTGGGAGTGCAGGGGCAGGTGACTGAACAGGTGGGTCTGGGTCTCTCTTCCTAGTGTTTGGCAAAGACCCTGCGGCGGAAAGAGCGCGGGGCCGTGAGACGCGTAGGAGGAAGTCTGGGTGCCCCGGTCCACTGGTATGCCCGGGTAACTGGTCACCACAGCAGGAGGGGGAGCGGGGGCGtcctttaaaaagagaaaaacagacaattCAATCTTATTTCTAGACTCAACTGTGGCACGATCCTACAAGATGTAAAGAGATTAAAGTATAATAGGGCCGACACTTAGTATTCACACGCGCAGTCAGAGGAGGTTGATGTCGCTGCTCGTCTTTTGTGCCTCAAACAGCCTTAACTTTGTCCGTTAATCTACCGTCTACGCTGCAGAACACaaaacacgtccactcgctgCTCCTCAGATgcttctgtgttgtgattgttcTGCTCAGGACGGCTTTGCTTGCCAGCGTCCTCCATTTCAAAACAACGTAACATTACTGGCGCACTTCACCGATACATCAAGCTGATCGTAAGCTGATTACATTTCCAATACAAACGTTTCCCCCCCCACCGTCGAagtgaatgtttaatttttgaataaaaagtggCAGCCCTAAGATATAATGATATTTCTATCGATCCACTAATCAGAACCTAATGAGACTAATCACCTTGTTGCGGAGCATTGACAGGAGCTTTGTGCAAGTGCCTCGCATGCAGGATTCAAAGGGAATGTGTAGGAAGGAAGGGAGGcaggcagagagggggggggagcgaCACACAATGAGAATACATGGCTCTCACCTGGCCTAGCATGGAGCACTTTCCTGGCACTGGGGGACTAGGGGGCACGTCAAAGTCAGGGTAGTCGATGGACATCTGTCTGCATGGTGACACTGGGCTCATCATATGCACTGACTCTGTGTCTGAGGTGTAGGACTCTGACGTAGTGGCAACAGGCGGAGGGGAGTTGGGGAGGGGCAGCGAGCTGCAGCAGGACCCAGTGATGGAGATCTGCTTGCTGAGGGACACGGGGCTCATCATGGGGACGGACTCTGAGTCTGATGTGTGGGATTCAGGAGCTGGAGGCAGGGACAGAGGGAAGGACACTGAGCTGATGGACATCTGGGCGAGGAGGGCGCTAGGGGGGACTTCCGCCTCCTTGGAAGGGATGTGCTGGGGACTGGCGGAGACAGACGGGTTGGTGGACAGGCCCGACTCCGCCTggctgtcctcctcttcctcctcgtcgtTCTCCTCATCGTCGGGGCCGTCGGAGTCATCGCCGTCTGAGTCTTGGCGGTCGGCACTGCTCACCTGACTGCGGTCTCCTGCACATGAGAAAACAAGTCAGATTCCTTCGTTATCatctattttggtttcatacagTGAGGAAATCCAGCACTAAGAACACAGCTCAGtgttttgtgctgctgcagtaacaGCGTTTCACACCctggactgacacacacaccccggAGCTCCatcacagacagaggaggaaaaacaaatatgctCTTAGAGACTGGGACCAGAGAACGCTTTCAGgcagcttctccctctctctcgatctttttttttttcttctaaaattAGACGCAGCAATTTCCTCTTTCTAAATGCTCTGAATGCTGCCCACATGTGCTTTGAGTtaacagaggaagaagctgcATTTAGAATTTTTTAATTAGACCGTGGCAAAGCTATTGATCGACATAGCAACAGAGCACAAGTGGGAACAATCCTGTGTTTTGTACGTATATCGTGTCGTTAACAGGAAAACTTTTTGAAACAAGGGAAACTCTTGTTGTTTGAAACCAAAGCAGATAAGCCGTAAATAAGATGTGTTAAGTCACTTTTAAACATGGAGTGATTCACTGTAATTAAAACCATGATGAGCGATCCTTCTATATTTCCCTGTGGGCAAACGTACCTGAATCCTCTGCATCCAGATCGTCAATGAGACCCGCAGGCACCCCCATCTCCATGCACTTCTTGCTGTGGGCCTTGGATTTCATGTGCTTGGTCAGATTTCCTGCAGAAACAGAGGCAGTGAGGTCTTGCGGGGGGGGGTAGAGCTCGAACAATAGCACGGGAGGTTTATTATGTAAGAGAATGCGGTCGCTGGGCAAACTGTACGTAAAAGGGGTGAGTAACtgatgaagacatttttaaatgaacgtGGGCTGCTCTGACACCAAGTGCTGTTCTGCAGTGTCGCGTGGGCAGGCAAGTTCGATAAAGAACGGTGAATCATCCTGTCTTGGTTGAAGAGATGGTTAAACAACGTATTTCATTTCATAACTTCTAAAGGGACTAAGTGAACTGCAGCAGATCAAGTTCATCTAAATGATACAGTCTCAAAATGTGCATTAAAGTGAAAGCAAATTGTTTTGTCTGATTGGTGTTTGCAAATATAGTTTTCTAAAAACTTCTGGTGCTATTTGCATCATGGTGTAAAGTATGTGTGTATTAATACATCTAGAAATTGAAAACCACATGAAATgcagaatattaaaataataagttCCTTCTTTTCCTGATGTCAGAACTAAAATACATCTTTATTAATTATGTCCCAAAGCGCTGAAACAATTTCCCCGAAAGTCGTACTGGCTCTAAATATattgtcattttcaaaataaacctttaagacacatttttttattatcacacTTCTCCTGATGTGTTTAAGCGGTTTCATTTGTGTCTTATCCTgctgtctttattttgttttatttatttaatatacagttttttttgttttgcttttgtctttaCCTGCAGTTTATATTCACTTTCAATTTAATTTTCTTCTTGTATGGTCATATGATAAATGTTTTAACGGcctttatgtgaagcactttgtgttgtgtgtgaacaCGGATCATGTTCTGTGTTCTAACCTTTTGTCTTGAAGGAGAAGTTGCAGTGGACACAGTGGTACGGCCGGACATCAGAGTGGGTGCGGATGTGTTTGCGCAGCATGCTGGGCTTTTTACAGCGGATCCCACATTCCTCACAGATGTATTTACCACGTCCGCGCCCACGTACGTAAACATACTCTTCATTAGACTTGAATCTGTGGGGTTGCAATTGAGCCAAGAGGGACATTTAAGATAGAACAGAGAATATATAAACCACATAAAGCTTTCTAATGGTAGTGTAATAGAAAATGTCTCCATTGCTGTGAAACATACCCGCCGTCAAATATTTTGACCCGTCTTGGCTCCGTTTTAGGCACCAAGTCTTTGTCCGAGTCGTTGCTGGTTTGACTTTCTGGTAGCACTTTCCCTCTGGGTGACACGGACCTCTGGGTGAGTGGCAGCTGCAGCAAGAAGAACGTGATGCATTCATTGATCTGATCCAAACTCGAATATCAATAAAGATATATAAAttagactttttaaatgttgagaAATGTGGTTCTTACCCTGGGCATGACTTCTTTCAGCTTGGCAGAGTAAGACAGGGAATCTGATTTTCCGTTGGTTCTTATGGCCGAGGTGTAGTGTATTTTCTTGGAAGTCTGCTTGGAGTCAAACAGAGACATGACCACCTTGGTGGGCAGCCCGAGTGGGTTAGGGTTGTTGGGGCTGACGGTCCAGGCTGCATATGCTGAAGTCTTCAGGTCAGTCTGCTGAACATGGAGAGGTTTCCTCTTCATCAGGAAACACCATGTGAATGTGGTGGCAGTCTTCAGGCTCGGGAAAGACAGGCGGTGACTGTCTTTCGTGTtgaccacagacacagatgtgGTCAGTTTCACCTGACTCCCATGGAAACTGGAAGGTTTAATAGGTGACTTAGCAGGCGTCCACCTCTGATCCTCAGCTTTCTCTTGGGGCCTCAGAGTATCATTAGCTGGAGTGCAGATGACCTGGCTACCAGGTGTAGCATTCACGGCAGCGACTGCCTCATGAATAACTGTGCTTGTGTCTTTGTCCAGCCCGGTACTGTCAGGTGACATAGGCTTGACGTCATCAGTCGCCTCCGAGTCCTTCACCCCGTCTGTTTTAATCTGGGGCAGAGGTGGAGCCTCAGTTTCAATGGGACTGTCCACTGGTTC
Encoded proteins:
- the edn1 gene encoding endothelin-1 codes for the protein MDTYVLISVLSVMCSWSLCTVLSSPVGEKPADSRSVSRGRHVRTKRCSCDTFLDKECVYFCHLDIIWVNTPERVVSYGLGNAPRTRRALPDSRAARSAPRCRCVRENDSTCSSFCRQDNEHLRSQTSQDTLIPTEHKPAADRSRIKRWRKSNKKQVSAGVLRVALKTRLLLEEWRVRRRHRARAWEGESTAP